The region TACTCCGACGGACTCTCGGTACCCCGTCGGCCCGGGGCCAGCAGGACGACCGTGTCCCCCGGTCGCGGCAGTGGTGCGCTGCCTCCCGTGACCGGATCGAGGCGGCCGTCCCGGCGTACGAGGAACAGCAGATCGCTGCCGGGCGGTAGGGCATCTCCGGCGGGCTGCCCGAGAACGGCCGCCCCCTCCTCGTACCGGTGAGCGAACGTCGGCCAGGTCAGATCCGGGCCGAACAGAACCTCGCCGCCGATGAACGGCGCCACCGCGCCGTGGCTGTCGGCCGGTTCGTTGAGGCGGTGGACGGTACCCTCCACGCTGCCTCGCAGAAGCACCGCCGCCAGTGCGTTGAAGTCGTCCTCGGCGGTGAGGAAGTACACCGCCGTGATGCCCTCCAGCTCGGCGGCCTCACCTGTGGCGGCGCCCAGCAGCTCACCGGGCGCAAGTTCGATTCCCGCCTGCCGGATACGTTCGCGCTGTTCCTCTTCCCCCGCCCACATCAACACTTCCAGCCCCGCTGTCTTCAGGGCCACGCCCAGGTCGACCACCCAGGGGTCACCGCCGACCAGCAGGGGCCGCGAGCGGGACAGGCGCACGACGCCCAGGCGCCGGGCGACGGGCGAGGCGGTCAGGCCGTAGAGCGTCACTGTCGCGACGATGACCACGAACGTGGCCGGAAGGATCTTCGACGCACCACCGATCCCCTTCGCCACCAGGCCGGCCGAGAACGTCGAAGCCGTCGCGGCCGCGACGATGCCGCGCGGCGCCATCCAGCCGATGAAGCGCCGCTCACCGCCTGTCAGGTCGGTGCCGGCGGTGGACACGAGCGCGACCAGCGGCCTGACGACCAGTACCAGAAAGGCGGCGAGCCCAAGCGCGGGGAGCCACACATGGCGCAGCGAGTGCGGGGTGACGGTGGCCGAGATCGAGATGAAGAGCAGGCCGAGGATCAGACTGACCAGGGTTTCGAAGAAGGGCCGACGCGCTGGTACGTCGATGCTGGGGAGGTTGGCGACGGCCAGGCCCATCACCACGGCGGCGATGAGTCCCGTGTCGTCGCGCAGGACGTCGCAGAACGCCGCCACACCGATCACCGCGGCAAGCTGCGCCGTGGTGCCGAGAACCTCGCCGAGCCGCAGTACCCGGAACAGCACCCACAGCAGAGCCGCCCCGGCCGCTCCCCCGGCCAGTCCGATGCCCATGCTGGCGGTGAAGCGCTCCAGGCCACTGCCGAGGTGGTGACGGGAGCTCGCCACGACGGCGTGAAAGACCAGTGCGCCCAGGACACCGCCGACCGGATCGATGAGGGAGCCTTCCCAGATCAGGATGCGCTGGAGCCGATCCTTCGGCCGTACGAAGCTGAGCAGCGGTCCGACGACCGTCGGCCCCGAGACCACGAGGATCGCGCCGAGCATGAGGGCCGCCCGCCTGGAGATGTCCAGCAGTGGCGCGGCGAGGAGCGTGCCGAGCAGCCCGGTGATCAGGACGCCGAACCAGAGCAGCCGGACGACGACGCTGCGGGTGTGGCCCTTCAGCCTCGCCAGGTCCAGCCCGAGGCCGGCGTCGTAGAGGATCACGGCGACGGCCAGCGATACCAGCGGTGAGAACGCCGCCCCCAGCAGTTGCTCGGGGTCGACGTCGTCGATCAGCGCGCCGGCGGTGAAGCCGACCGGCAGCAGGACAATCAGGCCGGGGATGTGCAGGCGGTCGGCCAGGATCTGCGATCCGACGGCCAGGACCAGGATCAGGCCCACACCGATGAGCACCTGGTTCGTCGTCACAAGCGGCCCTTTCCATGCGTGGTGGTGGGACGAGTCGATGCCCTTCCCTGCCAGTGGAGGCACCACGGATCGACGAATCGAGGGGACGGCACGGCCGGCGAGGCGGCGGTGGTGATCCCGGCCCGCACCATCACGGCAGCGGCTGCGGCGAATCCCCAGGAGGCCCGCGTCGCGTGATGGTCCTCGGCCCGATGAACATCAGGTCGGGGACCATCACAGCGCTGTCATTCTTCCCACGGCGTGATCCCCCAGCGAACCGTGTGCTGCGCGCCGGGGGCGAGGGTGACGAGCCCGGTGCCGCTGCGGAAGGCGTCCGGCGGGCAGGTCATCGGCTCGACGGCGACCGCGCGACGGCGTTCCCCCGGAGGGAGGGTGTCGCCGGTGTAGAGCTGCACGTAGTCGGCGCCTTCGCCGAGCCACACGTCCGTACCGACCGCACCCGACGGATGGGCCAGGCGCACCACGGCACGGCCGTCCGCGTCCCGGTCGAGGTCGCCGAACGGAGTGTCCAGCCGGAGCGCGCCGACAGCTCGTGGCGTACGCAGGTCGTACTCGGTCCCGGCGACCGGCTCGGCGGCCACCGGCAGGCCGCGCTCATCGGTACGCAGCCATGTCCGTGCGGGCACGGTCAGCACCGCCTGGTCGACGACGGCGGTGCCCGCGGTGACGTAGGGATGCTGGCCGAAGCCGTAGGGCGCGGCGCTCGCATCGAGGTTGCGTGCGGTGACGGCGACTTCGAGTCCGTTCTCGCCCAGCGCGTACTCGGCACGGACGCGGAGGTGGAACGGGTAGCCCGGCTGCGGCCACAGCGGAACCTCCAGGACGGCGCGGCTGTCGCTCGCCTCCACGACCCGCCACGCCACCCACCGCAGGAGCCCGTGGATGGCGTTGCCGCCGGCCGACTCATCGAGCGGCAGCTGCAGATCCTGCCCGTCCCAGGGGTACCGGCCGTCGCGGATCCGGTTGGGCCACGGCACCAGGATCTGGCCGCGCCCGCCGGTGATCCGGTCCTGTTCGGTGAATCCGTCGACCACGGTGCGTTCACCGACCGCGTACGACCGCAGGGCCGCGCCCAGCTCGACGATGACGGCACGGTGCGTGCCGTGACGGAGGGTCAGTTGCCGTCCGGTCCGGCTCTCCAACACGCGTGGCCTCCTCGGTCCGCCCGGCCGGCGTCCTCGGACGCCGATGTAGTGGTGGCCTGCGCCGCCGGCCCTCCCGTCGGGAGCGTGCGGCCCCTCGTGGAGCCGGTCAAGCGCAACACGTTCCTGTCGGCACGATCGCCGGGCAGGTTCGCCCGCTGGGGTCACAGGATGTGGCGGGCGGCGGTCGACGCACGGGCTCCCGTGATGTCTCCCTGACGGGGACGGCGGCGTCACCCGCTGCCCGGACGACTGCTGCGACGGCCGATGCGCCGCCAGGCAGCGCGTTGGAACCTGATCATCAGTACGCCCACCAGGATCAGCAGCACGATGTTGAGCAGAAGTTGGACCAGGGATCCGCGCGCCTCGCTCCAGCTGGAGAACGCGCAGGAGACGCCGATGTCGGCGGCGGCCGGAATGGTGGTGACCGAGATGAAGACGCCGAGCAGCGCACTCGTCCTCGCCTGGGTCAGCGACATGATCCCGACGATGCCGGCCAGCACCGCGACGACGACGGAGAAAACGTTGGGGGCGTCGATCAGCGTGGAGACCGGCCTGAAGCCCTGCTCGAACGCCTTGGGTTGGAAGTCGAGACCCCGGATCGCCCACGAGAACAGCAAGGTCACCAGGACAGCCAGCAGGAAACCCACGGTCAGGGCGAACAAGCCCTGCCGGACCCTGGTGCCGTTGCCGCGGTCGATGCCCAGCGCGACGCTGGTGATGGCGCCGTACTCCGGTCCTACGACCATCGCCGCGACGATCAGAATCTGGGAGTTGGTGATGATGCCCACCGCCCCGATGACGCCTGCGATGACCAGGTAGATGTAGAAGCTCGGCCGGTAGGTGCCCTCGGTGCGAATGCGCGCTTCGACCTCCTCCCAGACCGGCGCGTACGCGAGCGCCCCGAGTTG is a window of Streptomyces sp. B21-083 DNA encoding:
- a CDS encoding aldose 1-epimerase family protein, encoding MLESRTGRQLTLRHGTHRAVIVELGAALRSYAVGERTVVDGFTEQDRITGGRGQILVPWPNRIRDGRYPWDGQDLQLPLDESAGGNAIHGLLRWVAWRVVEASDSRAVLEVPLWPQPGYPFHLRVRAEYALGENGLEVAVTARNLDASAAPYGFGQHPYVTAGTAVVDQAVLTVPARTWLRTDERGLPVAAEPVAGTEYDLRTPRAVGALRLDTPFGDLDRDADGRAVVRLAHPSGAVGTDVWLGEGADYVQLYTGDTLPPGERRRAVAVEPMTCPPDAFRSGTGLVTLAPGAQHTVRWGITPWEE
- a CDS encoding DUF389 domain-containing protein, with product MEMIHVRLVSPPDLTPRAVGLLTDDRFVFNLVVLPELARNPDGDAIVCDILAGAANAVLRGLRELELDRRGSIVIEPVEMAFSGAAAAAEQQQLGALAYAPVWEEVEARIRTEGTYRPSFYIYLVIAGVIGAVGIITNSQILIVAAMVVGPEYGAITSVALGIDRGNGTRVRQGLFALTVGFLLAVLVTLLFSWAIRGLDFQPKAFEQGFRPVSTLIDAPNVFSVVVAVLAGIVGIMSLTQARTSALLGVFISVTTIPAAADIGVSCAFSSWSEARGSLVQLLLNIVLLILVGVLMIRFQRAAWRRIGRRSSRPGSG
- a CDS encoding cation:proton antiporter, giving the protein MTTNQVLIGVGLILVLAVGSQILADRLHIPGLIVLLPVGFTAGALIDDVDPEQLLGAAFSPLVSLAVAVILYDAGLGLDLARLKGHTRSVVVRLLWFGVLITGLLGTLLAAPLLDISRRAALMLGAILVVSGPTVVGPLLSFVRPKDRLQRILIWEGSLIDPVGGVLGALVFHAVVASSRHHLGSGLERFTASMGIGLAGGAAGAALLWVLFRVLRLGEVLGTTAQLAAVIGVAAFCDVLRDDTGLIAAVVMGLAVANLPSIDVPARRPFFETLVSLILGLLFISISATVTPHSLRHVWLPALGLAAFLVLVVRPLVALVSTAGTDLTGGERRFIGWMAPRGIVAAATASTFSAGLVAKGIGGASKILPATFVVIVATVTLYGLTASPVARRLGVVRLSRSRPLLVGGDPWVVDLGVALKTAGLEVLMWAGEEEQRERIRQAGIELAPGELLGAATGEAAELEGITAVYFLTAEDDFNALAAVLLRGSVEGTVHRLNEPADSHGAVAPFIGGEVLFGPDLTWPTFAHRYEEGAAVLGQPAGDALPPGSDLLFLVRRDGRLDPVTGGSAPLPRPGDTVVLLAPGRRGTESPSE